A window of Ascaphus truei isolate aAscTru1 chromosome 16, aAscTru1.hap1, whole genome shotgun sequence contains these coding sequences:
- the LOC142467265 gene encoding uncharacterized protein LOC142467265 isoform X1: MLDGILNTNSLCETSATSLRILSGVHLYFQLYSRNPPPRKDLANPWCRVLKSHHRPPTRESRPLVTSHPAALILGDRYSRISMGQQETPSGPSAFHCISFLRSLIMGGALYTTYPNLIKMLTGQSLRTRGEIDARSRHFHAPPRGVTPLYKNRNTSCQAILLFFRGVPLECRRRKKYVTEARTFYELTSLNIRFYQACAGS, encoded by the exons ATGCTTG ATGGTATACTCAATACAAACAGTCTTTGTGAGACATCGGCGACCAGCCTAAGAATCCTCTCTGGTGTCCATCTGTATTTCCAGCTTTATAGCCGAAATCCACCGCCGAGGAAAGATCTGGCAAACCCATGGTGCAG AGTGCTGAAATCTCACCACCGCCCGCCAACCCGGGAATCGCGACCGCTTGTGACGTCGCATCCGGCAGCACTGATTCTGGGAGACAGGTATAGCAGGATCAGCATGGGACAGCAGGAAACCCCATCTGGGCCCTCTGCGTTTCACTGcatcagcttcctcaggagtctcATAATGGGAGGTGCCCTATATACCACCTATCCTAATCTAATTAAAATGCTAACAG GTCAGAGTCTGAGGACACGTGGAGAGATCGATGCAAGGAGCCGCCATTTTCACGCTCCGCCACGGGGTGTAACGCCTTTGTACAAAAATCGGAATACCTCCTGCCAGGCCATTCTTCTGTTTTTCCGAGGCGTCCCGCTGGAGTGT AGGAGAAGAAAGAAATACGTTACAGAAGCGCGGACGTTCTATGAGCTCACATCATTAAACATACGTTTTTATCAGGCATGTGCCGGGTCTTGA